In Oryza brachyantha chromosome 1, ObraRS2, whole genome shotgun sequence, the following are encoded in one genomic region:
- the LOC102703079 gene encoding uncharacterized protein LOC102703079 gives MGEDTRMVLALAVTCGVFVALLSLLVVVLLRRWWRRREAVASSRGFVLFGICFNDKQNQQLRVVRPSMERNRRWPSRERHPSETGGDQEPDQCELERWKRMFGGPARSLSTIDEGTEKGTTPITTPATSPDRRDARSLQMTSVAVQS, from the coding sequence ATGGGGGAGGATACCCGCATGGTGCTCGCCCTCGCGGTTACCTGCGGCGTCTTCGTCGCGCTGCTCTCTCTGCTCGTGGTCGTTCTTCTCCGTcggtggtggcgacggcgcgaggcGGTCGCGTCCAGCCGCGGCTTCGTCCTGTTCGGCATATGTTTCAATGACAAGCAAAACCAGCAGCTGCGCGTCGTCAGGCCGTCCATGGAGAGGAACCGGCGGTGGCCGTCGCGGGAGCGCCACCCCAGCGAGACAGGGGGCGACCAGGAGCCCGACCAGTGCGAGCTCGAGAGGTGGAAGAGGATGTTCGGGGGCCCGGCCAGGAGCCTGTCCACGATAGACGAGGGGACGGAGAAGGGCACGACGCCAATCACCACGCCGGCGACCTCGCCGGACCGAAGAGACGCCCGGTCACTCCAGATGACATCCGTCGCCGTGCAAAGTTAA
- the LOC102703353 gene encoding NDR1/HIN1-like protein 10: MNDHAMANREHKVDHLDQRFHGPPVPVLPPVEQPGAASRRVADPYALCCRAFRVLTIVAIAVGVVALVLWLVSLPSALKAYVDAAELTRFDLGNDGKQDQLRYNLTVAVSIRNPNRDQAVLYRRLEAVALYGGERFGYVDFPRMRQGRKSTMVIRPSFRGQGVLTGASAATAFRRDKERGFFNIIVKLHTRVRLKAMIFVDSVEYRPDMDCYIRVPDPSNATAVALGFTATRCHVDGFL; the protein is encoded by the coding sequence ATGAATGATCACGCAATGGCGAATCGCGAGCACAAGGTAGACCACCTCGACCAGCGCTTCCACGGCCCGCCCGTGCCCGTTCTCCCTCCTGTCGAGCAGCCCGGCGCAGCGAGCCGACGCGTCGCCGACCCGTACGCGCTCTGCTGCAGGGCGTTCCGCGTGCTTACCATCGtggccatcgccgtcggcgtGGTGGCGCTGGTGCTCTGGCTCGTGTCCCTGCCCAGCGCCCTCAAGGCCTACGTCGACGCGGCTGAGCTTACCCGCTTCGACCTCGGCAACGACGGGAAGCAGGACCAGCTGCGGTACAACCTCACCGTGGCCGTCAGCATCCGCAACCCGAACCGGGACCAGGCCGTCCTGTACCGGCGGctggaggcggtggcgctcTACGGCGGCGAGAGGTTCGGGTACGTGGACTTCCCGCGGATGCGGCAGGGGCGCAAGAGCACGATGGTGATCCGCCCGAGCTTCCGCGGCCAGGGCGTCCTCAccggcgcgtcggcggcgacggcgttcAGGAGGGACAAGGAGCGAGGGTTCTTCAACATCATCGTGAAGCTCCACACGAGGGTGCGGCTGAAGGCGATGATCTTCGTGGACAGCGTCGAGTACAGGCCGGACATGGACTGCTACATCAGGGTGCCCGACCCGAGCaacgcgacggcggtggcgctggGGTTCACGGCGACGCGGTGCCATGTGGACGGCTTCTTGTGA
- the LOC102722362 gene encoding NDR1/HIN1-like protein 10, whose protein sequence is MAAYGKPQPPLNDAYYGPAIPPPQAAAYYGATAPPPPRRSGPHRLFCCLFKVIAVAVIALGAASIVLWLIFRPTAVKAYADTATLSRFSLNSTGGRRGGLLEYNLTVGMRVRNPNRFGISYRNLEAHASYDGDRFGFKPLQPFYVDKKSDAKLDVALSGAALVDDDDVERTYRRETAQGFYKVKLRVYARLGFKVRGFRMNNYKSKITCTLNLPVPSSGSGAAFAAPTMVFTKCDVNS, encoded by the coding sequence ATGGCGGCCTACGGgaagccgcagccgccgcttaACGACGCGTACTACGGTCCGGCGAtaccgccgccgcaggcggcAGCGTACTACGGCGCGAcggctcccccgccgccgcgccggagcGGCCCGCACCGTCTGTTCTGCTGCCTCTTCAAGGtgatcgccgtcgccgtcatcgcgctcggcgccgcctccatcGTCCTCTGGCTCATCTTCCGCCCGACCGCCGTCAAGGCCTACGCCGACACCGCCACGCTGTCCCGCTTCAGCCTCAACAgcaccggcggccgccgcggcggcctcctcgAGTACAACCTCACCGTCGGCATGCGCGTGCGCAACCCGAACCGCTTCGGCATCAGCTACAGGAACCTCGAGGCGCATGCGTCCTACGACGGCGACCGGTTCGGATTCAAACCCCTGCAGCCGTTCTACGTCGATAAGAAGAGCGACGCCAAGCTCGACGTGGCGCTGAGCGGCGCGGCGCTcgttgacgacgacgacgtggagCGCACGTACCGGAGGGAGACGGCGCAGGGGTTCTACAAGGTGAAGTTGAGGGTGTACGCTAGACTAGGCTTCAAGGTCAGGGGCTTCAGGATGAACAACTACAAGAGCAAGATCACCTGCACGCTGAACCTGCCGGTGCCCAGctccggcagcggcgccgcgTTTGCGGCGCCGACGATGGTGTTCACGAAGTGCGACGTGAACTCTTGA
- the LOC107305587 gene encoding NDR1/HIN1-like protein 10: protein MYSGQELHVEEHGGGAPPPYPQDQRRPPSAFRVLVRAFIAACTVVVFVALLVWLIYRPRTIQVAVDEATLSRFALNTRASPRPVLSFNLTAGLTIRNPSRRTAVYYDVLWAEGFYRAERFGRAALPLSFQRGRRSDAVRAVLVGSSDAGAWDAGAFGGDNQTGVFPVDLWVAGAVRYKYGGLMTTSATMLSARCPLALKLMAASSRVECTVISF from the coding sequence ATGTACTCCGGCCAAGAACTCCATGTCGAGGAGCACGGGGGCGGCGCTCCTCCTCCATACCCTCAGGATCAGCGCCGGCCGCCGAGCGCGTTCCGCGTCCTGGTCAGGGCATTCATTGCCGCCtgcaccgtcgtcgtcttcgtcgcccTCCTCGTCTGGCTCATCTACCGGCCCCGGACGATCCAGGTGGCCGTGGACGAGGCGACGCTCTCCCGCTTCGCCCTGAACACGAGGGCGAGCCCCCGGCCGGTGCTCTCCTTCAACCTCACCGCCGGGCTGACCATCCGCAACCCCAGCAGGCGGACGGCCGTCTACTACGACGTGCTGTGGGCGGAGGGGTTCTACCGCGCGGAGCGATTCGGCCGggccgcgctgccgctgtcGTTCCAGCGCGGGAGGCGATCCGACGCGGTGCGCGCCGTGCTCGTGGGGAGCTCGGACGCGGGCGCCTGGGACGCCGGCGCGTTCGGCGGCGACAACCAGACGGGGGTGTTCCCGGTGGACCTGtgggtcgccggcgccgtgcggTACAAGTACGGCGGCCTGATGACCACGTCGGCGACCATGCTGTCCGCGAGGTGCCCGCTCGCGCTGAAGCTCATGGCTGCGTCGAGCAGGGTGGAGTGTACTGTGATCAGCTTCTAG